Sequence from the Leptospira bourretii genome:
GTATCTAAATTAGATTAATAGGAGTTTTTCTAAAGTGAGTTCCCAAAAGCCTACATCACCTCTCCAATCCCCTTACGAAGAAACATTAGAACCAAGTGATACCTTCCTCCGTCGCCATGTCGGTGTGACAGAAGAAACGGTTTCTTCGATGCTTAACACTATCGGTTATAAGGCTTTGGATGATCTCATTAATGATGCGGTTCCGGCAAACATTCGTTTAAAGAAGGAACTCAACTTACCAAATCCGATTGGCGAATATGCTCTCCAAAGAGAACTAAAGAAAATTGTTTCTAAAAACAAAATCTACAGATCTTATTTGGGACTTGGTTATTACTCTTGTATCACACCTGCCGTAATCCAAAGAAATATTTTGGAAAACCCAGGTTGGTATACGGCGTACACTCCGTACCAAGCTGAAATTGCACAAGGACGTATGGAAGCTCTCATCAACTTCCAAACCATGATCACTGATTTAACAGGGATGGAAATTGCCAATGCTTCTCTTCTGGATGAAGGAACAGCGGCAGCAGAAGCAATGAATATGCTTTTCTCTTTAAAAGAGGATTCACAAGGAAAATCATTCTTTGTATCACAATCAGTTCATCCACAAACTTTAGATGTGATCCGCACTCGTGCGATTCCACTGGGAATCAATATTGTTGTCGGATCTTTTAAAAAGATGGTTCCTTCCAATGATTTTTTTGGAGCGATTGTACAATACCCATCCACCGATGGAACTATTTTTGACTTTAGTGAATTTATCGAAAGCCTACACAAAGTAGGAGCCAAAACCGTTGTAGCTGCAGATCTTTTAGCACTTACGATTTTAAAAGCACCTGGTGAAATGAATGCAGATGTGGTTGTAGGTACCACTCAACGATTTGGATTGCCACTTGGATTTGGTGGACCACATGCGGGTTACTTTGCGACCAAAGAAGAATACAAACGAAACATGCCAGGTCGCCTCATCGGTGTTTCCAAAGACTCTCAAGGAAAACCTGGTTACCGCCTAAGCCTCCAAACACGAGAACAACACATTCGTCGCGACAAAGCAACATCTAACATTTGTACAGCGCAAGTATTACTCGCAGTATTATCTTCGATGTATGCTGTTTACCATGGCCCAAAAGGTTTAAAACAAATTGCATCGCGAGTCCACCGAATGACAACCATCCTTGCCACTGGACTTGAAAAACTCGGATACAAAATCATTTCCAATCCATACTTTGATACCATTCGTGTGGAACTCTCTAAAATTTCCTCTGCAGAGATCATTCATTATGCAGAAGAAAGAGAAATCAATATCAGACAGGTTTCTGGTCATGTGGTCAGTATCTCATTAGATGAAACTACGAATCTAAAAGACATCAAAGATCTTTTAGAAATTTTTAATGAAAACAAGTCGTTACATTTCCAATTGGAAGACTTAACCTCAAAAGAAGAATGGAAAATACCTGAACTATTAGAGAGAAAGTCAACCTACCTTACCCATCCTGTCTTCAATAGTTTCCATACAGAAACTGAAATGCTCAGATATATCCGTAGATTGGAATCCAAAGATTTATCACTCACCACTTCAATGATTGCACTTGGGTCTTGCACCATGAAAC
This genomic interval carries:
- the gcvP gene encoding aminomethyl-transferring glycine dehydrogenase, which gives rise to MSSQKPTSPLQSPYEETLEPSDTFLRRHVGVTEETVSSMLNTIGYKALDDLINDAVPANIRLKKELNLPNPIGEYALQRELKKIVSKNKIYRSYLGLGYYSCITPAVIQRNILENPGWYTAYTPYQAEIAQGRMEALINFQTMITDLTGMEIANASLLDEGTAAAEAMNMLFSLKEDSQGKSFFVSQSVHPQTLDVIRTRAIPLGINIVVGSFKKMVPSNDFFGAIVQYPSTDGTIFDFSEFIESLHKVGAKTVVAADLLALTILKAPGEMNADVVVGTTQRFGLPLGFGGPHAGYFATKEEYKRNMPGRLIGVSKDSQGKPGYRLSLQTREQHIRRDKATSNICTAQVLLAVLSSMYAVYHGPKGLKQIASRVHRMTTILATGLEKLGYKIISNPYFDTIRVELSKISSAEIIHYAEEREINIRQVSGHVVSISLDETTNLKDIKDLLEIFNENKSLHFQLEDLTSKEEWKIPELLERKSTYLTHPVFNSFHTETEMLRYIRRLESKDLSLTTSMIALGSCTMKLNASTEMYPVTWPELSNIHPFVPENQTEGYRTLFSQLEKWLCEITGFAEVSLQPNAGSQGEYAGLLAIRNFHQSRNDMHRDICLIPISAHGTNPASAVMAGFKVVPVNCDSNGNIDVEDLKKKALEYKNSLGALMVTYPSTHGVFEASIKEICQTIHDHGGQVYMDGANMNAQVGLTRPADIGADVCHLNLHKTFCIPHGGGGPGVGPIGVAEHLAPFLPGHSLVENGSNNSQWAVSAAPWGSASIIVISWAYIAMLGFEGLQFATKIAILNANYIAKKLESSFPVLYRGNKGLVAHECILDMRGFKKTSAVEVEDIAKRLIDYGFHSPTMSFPVPGTLMVEPTESESKEELDRFIDSMLAIAGEIKDIESGVLSKEDNPLKNSPHTADMVISDSWNHTYPRERAAYPLPWLRTRKFWPSVGRVDNVYGDRNLVCSCIPMEDYAV